Proteins from one Ketobacter alkanivorans genomic window:
- a CDS encoding LuxR C-terminal-related transcriptional regulator gives MAESERERPPASHLLRPSLIDLINRAEDYPLTVLLAPAGSGKSTLLRQWIISGRQHAMFASLPLETRHNKPAPFFASLIRAIKQSCLAFDAYYFNQITDSVAFSVEAVTESLVQGLSKVEEPLFIVLDDYQLIQDDSIHRTLSQVLFTLPKHIHFVVASRNHPPLQLSKLKLEDKLLSIDANDLKWDLDSLESWFQSVGLETADKPFMKELLDWTEGWVAGIKLLALSIRGGACHQPDQLASQSKNPEVLQYFADSVLQQQPAHVRQFLIKTAFLDTLDMSLCNDVLQIGDAQRCIDYLLENHVFLHPVEGRSDAYRYHSIFREFLLHRLRLDYPEDIGALVRRAASSLLERKESLQALELLASIQDVEAQESALVRCADEWIKSGEFTSLIEWINFLPEERVISQSELVNPLITALIFYRRFNQAEYYIELVEDLQRRGKIRGRYAHDDTLKFLFNVLEMFHRDTEFRHNKMYRVPNLQNVQHHVRLFYTPMRAYYHLLNADFKTAVSEAQRARDILRISGQNFLRSFADLVLILAERAQGHMMSAVQLAEDAFRSVGDRPHTLEWVNLATPVALIRYEQNRVDEAEKLLREIIPLLSSACATEVIAASYCGMARLAFLRGNDGEARRLLNYLSRVLMHGDYERFNTLLCLEWTLYARARGDLATLDWVQKEYHLEQKQKADYWRDENHFDEGCDRLGVSRLIYLMMTKKYDQAERLADQLVRTAMVNGCVPRAVVCRMNRAVLYWRRNETERSLQEVKDTLKYGGLVCFNRTLFDEAPGSAGLLLQAVTHNVLQSLPELYMLMFEDLLSDDDQDQAERFVVEPLTDKEKEVLTLLQSGLRNKEVAVRANISLTTTKWHLKNVYAKLNVGNRTEAVAKAREMNLL, from the coding sequence ATGGCTGAATCTGAACGTGAGCGGCCGCCAGCTAGCCATTTATTGAGACCAAGCCTGATTGATCTAATAAATCGGGCGGAAGATTATCCGTTGACAGTGCTGTTGGCACCGGCGGGATCTGGAAAATCCACATTGCTGCGTCAGTGGATTATATCTGGGCGACAACATGCCATGTTCGCGTCACTGCCTTTGGAAACCAGGCACAATAAACCTGCCCCCTTTTTCGCCTCACTGATTCGCGCCATCAAACAGAGCTGTTTGGCGTTCGATGCCTACTACTTCAATCAAATTACCGACAGTGTGGCGTTTTCCGTAGAAGCTGTTACGGAATCGCTGGTGCAGGGCCTTTCCAAAGTAGAAGAGCCCTTATTTATCGTGCTGGATGATTATCAGTTGATTCAGGACGACAGCATTCACCGTACATTGTCACAGGTGCTGTTTACGCTGCCCAAGCATATCCACTTTGTGGTGGCGTCCCGCAACCATCCACCGCTGCAGCTGAGCAAGTTGAAGTTGGAAGACAAACTGCTCAGTATTGATGCCAATGATTTGAAATGGGATCTGGATTCACTGGAGAGTTGGTTCCAATCTGTGGGCTTGGAAACTGCCGACAAACCATTCATGAAAGAATTGCTGGATTGGACTGAAGGCTGGGTGGCGGGTATTAAACTGCTGGCACTGTCTATTCGAGGAGGTGCCTGTCACCAGCCTGATCAGTTGGCCAGCCAAAGTAAAAACCCTGAGGTGTTGCAGTACTTTGCGGATTCAGTGTTGCAGCAGCAGCCGGCTCACGTTCGTCAGTTTCTGATCAAAACAGCATTTCTGGATACGTTGGACATGTCGCTGTGCAACGATGTTCTGCAGATAGGGGACGCCCAGCGCTGTATTGACTATCTGCTGGAAAATCACGTGTTTTTGCATCCGGTGGAAGGTCGATCCGATGCCTATCGCTATCATTCCATATTTCGTGAGTTTTTGTTGCATCGTTTACGGCTGGACTACCCGGAAGACATCGGAGCACTGGTTCGCCGTGCCGCGTCCAGCTTATTGGAGCGCAAGGAAAGCTTGCAAGCACTGGAGCTGCTGGCATCTATTCAGGATGTTGAGGCGCAGGAGAGCGCATTGGTTCGTTGCGCCGATGAGTGGATAAAAAGCGGTGAATTCACCAGTCTGATCGAGTGGATAAATTTTCTGCCGGAGGAGCGTGTAATCAGTCAAAGTGAACTGGTTAATCCGCTGATCACGGCATTGATTTTTTATCGCCGTTTTAATCAGGCCGAGTACTACATTGAATTGGTGGAGGATTTACAGCGCCGTGGCAAAATTCGCGGTCGTTACGCCCATGACGACACCTTGAAGTTTCTGTTCAATGTGCTGGAGATGTTCCATAGAGATACGGAGTTTCGTCACAATAAAATGTATCGCGTGCCGAATCTGCAGAATGTGCAGCATCATGTGCGTTTATTTTATACCCCCATGCGAGCGTACTATCACTTACTGAATGCCGATTTTAAAACAGCGGTATCAGAGGCCCAGAGGGCTCGTGATATTTTGCGTATATCCGGGCAGAATTTTTTGCGTAGCTTTGCTGATCTGGTACTGATTCTGGCGGAGCGTGCTCAGGGTCATATGATGAGCGCAGTCCAGCTTGCCGAAGATGCATTCCGCTCGGTGGGTGATCGCCCGCATACCCTTGAATGGGTGAATTTAGCCACGCCTGTCGCCCTGATCCGTTACGAACAAAACCGGGTTGATGAGGCAGAGAAATTACTGCGTGAAATCATACCCTTACTATCCAGTGCGTGTGCAACAGAGGTGATTGCAGCCAGCTATTGTGGCATGGCTCGATTGGCATTTTTGCGCGGCAATGATGGTGAGGCTAGGCGGCTGTTGAATTATTTATCCCGGGTTTTGATGCACGGGGACTATGAACGCTTTAATACCCTGTTGTGCCTGGAATGGACGCTCTATGCCCGTGCGCGAGGTGACCTTGCTACGTTGGATTGGGTGCAAAAAGAATATCATCTGGAGCAAAAGCAGAAAGCAGATTATTGGCGAGATGAAAACCATTTTGATGAGGGTTGCGATCGTTTGGGGGTGTCGCGCCTGATTTATTTAATGATGACCAAGAAATACGATCAGGCTGAACGGTTAGCAGATCAGTTGGTGCGCACCGCTATGGTCAATGGGTGTGTGCCCAGAGCTGTCGTCTGCCGTATGAATCGTGCAGTGCTGTACTGGCGGCGGAATGAGACAGAGCGCTCACTTCAGGAAGTTAAAGATACGCTGAAATACGGTGGCTTGGTGTGTTTCAATCGTACGCTGTTTGATGAGGCGCCGGGAAGTGCAGGTTTGCTGTTGCAGGCGGTGACGCATAATGTGCTGCAATCTTTGCCTGAACTGTACATGTTGATGTTCGAGGACCTGTTGAGTGATGACGACCAGGATCAGGCTGAGCGATTTGTGGTGGAGCCGCTGACGGATAAAGAAAAGGAGGTGTTGACCCTGCTGCAGTCTGGCTTGCGTAACAAGGAGGTGGCTGTGCGGGCTAATATTTCACTCACCACCACCAAATGGCACCTTAAAAACGTGTACGCCAAGCTCAATGTTGGCAACCGTACTGAAGCGGTTGCCAAGGCCAGGGAGATGAATTTGCTCTAA
- a CDS encoding group I truncated hemoglobin — protein MSTLYDKIGGEAAVDAAVGLFYDKVLADERIRHFFDGLDMERQHRMQKGFLTFAFGGPNNYSGKSMAAAHRKLVDEKGLDDSHFDAVIEDLGATLVELGVPDELIAEAAGIAESVRDAVLGRG, from the coding sequence ATGAGCACGCTATACGACAAGATCGGTGGTGAAGCAGCCGTGGATGCCGCCGTAGGCCTGTTTTACGATAAGGTTCTGGCTGACGAGCGTATCAGACATTTCTTCGATGGCTTGGATATGGAGCGACAACACCGCATGCAAAAAGGCTTTTTAACCTTTGCCTTCGGTGGCCCCAATAACTATTCGGGCAAAAGCATGGCAGCAGCACACCGCAAATTGGTGGATGAAAAAGGTCTGGACGATAGCCACTTTGACGCTGTGATAGAAGACCTGGGAGCAACCCTGGTTGAGCTTGGGGTTCCTGACGAGTTAATAGCAGAAGCTGCCGGTATCGCTGAAAGCGTACGCGATGCTGTTTTGGGGCGCGGCTGA
- a CDS encoding peroxidase family protein: MNVYMKWWIFGPLIGLLTLSQIRCDLFENNLFDTYADGEWPAVQCDPNDLIYRSYDGRCNDLDLPAMGMAGVRMGRNINPEVSFPDEANLLNPNPLTVSQELMTRENGVKEVPFLNYLAANWIQFMIHDWFEHGRRDHSDPYRVDAAGSAHDSGDGTMPIGRTPADPTRDPHDGRAPTFLNENTAWWDGSQIYGSDIETNHRLRTMVDGQMRLQANGMLPVGADGLPETGFNRNWWVGLELMHTLWVQEHNSIAAMLKESYPNWSDERLFQTARLINAALIAKIHTVDWTPAILKNFTLREAMFANWRGLMPYWFPKLGEAATDGIMGGETLLEGVPFSLTEEFTAVYRMHPLLRDSLEVRDHNNNSLLETSQLQEHALQGSSPLVSRRGLANLFYSFGHTHPGLLELNNFPTFLQNFPFEPGVANTDLAAVDILRDRERGIPRYNEFRRQIGLNPITDFSDITPDVAVAEKLREVYNDDIEAIDVMVGSYAEGYRPPGYGFGETSFQIFIAMASRRLMADRFFTEDYRPEIYSAEGLDWIDDNNFRTVLLRHFPEFSDDLADVGNPFFPWDENNEWFLEEYRVRR; the protein is encoded by the coding sequence ATGAACGTATATATGAAATGGTGGATCTTCGGACCACTGATTGGATTGTTGACGCTTAGCCAGATAAGGTGCGATTTGTTTGAGAACAATCTGTTCGATACATACGCCGATGGTGAGTGGCCGGCAGTACAATGTGACCCCAATGACTTGATCTACCGCTCCTATGATGGTCGCTGTAATGATCTTGATCTGCCAGCCATGGGTATGGCCGGTGTGCGGATGGGCCGAAACATCAACCCAGAGGTTTCCTTTCCCGATGAAGCAAACCTGTTGAATCCTAACCCCCTCACTGTCAGTCAGGAACTGATGACCCGTGAAAACGGTGTTAAGGAAGTGCCTTTCCTGAACTACCTGGCCGCAAACTGGATCCAGTTTATGATCCACGACTGGTTTGAGCATGGGCGTCGTGACCACAGCGACCCTTATCGAGTTGATGCTGCAGGCAGCGCCCATGACAGCGGTGATGGCACCATGCCGATTGGTCGTACTCCAGCAGACCCAACCCGAGATCCCCATGACGGTCGCGCGCCTACCTTCCTGAACGAAAACACCGCATGGTGGGATGGTTCGCAGATATATGGTAGCGATATCGAAACCAATCATCGTCTGCGTACTATGGTCGATGGTCAGATGCGCCTGCAGGCGAACGGTATGCTGCCAGTGGGTGCTGATGGCCTGCCAGAAACCGGCTTTAACCGTAACTGGTGGGTTGGTCTGGAGCTGATGCACACCCTGTGGGTTCAAGAGCACAACTCTATCGCTGCGATGTTGAAAGAAAGTTACCCCAACTGGTCGGATGAGCGCCTGTTCCAGACTGCTCGACTGATCAACGCTGCCTTGATTGCGAAGATTCACACTGTGGATTGGACGCCTGCGATTCTGAAGAACTTCACCCTGCGTGAAGCTATGTTTGCAAACTGGCGTGGTCTGATGCCTTACTGGTTCCCCAAATTGGGTGAAGCGGCAACTGACGGCATCATGGGCGGAGAAACCCTGTTGGAAGGCGTACCTTTCAGTCTGACCGAAGAGTTCACCGCTGTGTACCGTATGCACCCTCTGCTGCGTGACAGTCTTGAAGTACGTGATCACAACAATAATAGCTTGCTGGAAACCAGCCAGCTGCAGGAGCACGCTCTGCAAGGTTCTTCTCCATTGGTGAGCCGACGCGGTTTGGCGAATCTGTTCTATTCCTTCGGCCATACCCATCCTGGTCTGTTGGAGCTGAACAATTTCCCTACTTTCCTTCAGAACTTCCCATTTGAGCCAGGGGTTGCCAACACTGATCTGGCTGCCGTGGATATCCTGCGTGATCGTGAGCGTGGCATTCCTCGCTATAATGAGTTCCGCCGTCAAATCGGATTGAACCCCATCACCGATTTCAGCGATATCACTCCTGACGTTGCAGTGGCTGAAAAACTGCGCGAAGTCTACAACGATGATATTGAAGCCATTGATGTGATGGTAGGTTCGTATGCTGAAGGCTATCGCCCGCCCGGTTATGGTTTTGGTGAAACTTCCTTCCAGATCTTTATTGCCATGGCTTCCCGCCGTTTGATGGCCGATCGCTTCTTCACTGAGGATTATCGCCCTGAGATCTACTCTGCAGAAGGTTTGGATTGGATTGACGACAACAACTTCCGCACGGTTCTGCTGCGTCACTTCCCAGAATTCAGTGATGATCTGGCCGATGTTGGCAACCCATTCTTCCCTTGGGATGAGAATAATGAGTGGTTCCTGGAAGAGTATCGTGTTCGTCGCTAA
- a CDS encoding LuxR C-terminal-related transcriptional regulator: MILPKKKTVETATGSDFLLPRSRLTNKILHAKADTIWIGSPKGLGKSVLIHQLHKSLLERLPSNRVILLQLTHDNDLVDLLAALNQVRDHLNLRPAAIPTAATESLTDILDTLADKASSTKHPLHLLVDGLETRLNGSLIHYLTQSCHALSGRVRLYLGVDNFVPLLPNALFLDQRHLHLDMQDLRMNREELNDYFQLHLGDSSEKEVTRVLKKTDGIPSAIALLLDNYDESVAHQCMLLTEWIDQNLLCYLDPMEMARLAGLSLLSEFDVNQASQVIGVPPTETRHWLQHYIPLCFNPREDNGLFVWSKLMQPFFFNLMMERYKDLLPDIFKRVEPWLASSNTSDRCMDYIVACIEKPWACDMLRSRCKTWYGQRDATSVIQLAERIPSSARLRQREIAFYYCWALIIHKRISDARSWLKEVERSVDTAPFDGNLSALKDNIAVLNALASFFDMPRPPCSVRVGLLESCMNRASLFQGEILSLYANMLHAVGTSDVSKNALKQAINFHEGNNNLPHVSHAKMLLWQCEYNQGNTDTALAEAQAYLSSLHTLNLHCSDSDELRALALSTAMIKAGLAELLYERNELSQAKALYEEAIPELVNSDWSYVSVIAHIGMIHLYISEGSLEKSLQEIERIKQRVPNRENTSLDAILCFESMRILRAQGKSVLPAASEYGMDIQHLSVESLFMDQYSKERLYWIKCYIMMLIEQKNYTSALIYSVKGLIKSLGANDHRCRVLFSNVKAFCEFKLNQHADAFSSMNISMQLVQKHQFIRALLNDDFGWSELWHHMDDRQEFGAELVPSFLSEMRSCMMTREQNLNITPPPQSRQDTMVRQENSRKLGLTDKEFEILTLLAEGLCNKKIASRSEIALTTVKWHLQNIFGKLQARNRTEAVVKAQEHAIIGKI; this comes from the coding sequence ATGATATTACCTAAGAAGAAGACCGTAGAAACGGCGACTGGTTCCGATTTTTTACTGCCCCGGAGCCGGCTAACAAATAAAATTCTTCATGCCAAGGCCGACACCATCTGGATCGGTTCGCCTAAAGGCCTGGGCAAAAGCGTTTTAATACATCAGCTGCATAAATCACTGCTGGAGCGCTTGCCCTCCAATCGGGTGATCCTGCTGCAGCTGACTCATGATAATGACCTGGTGGATTTGCTAGCAGCACTTAACCAGGTCAGAGACCACCTCAATCTGCGACCGGCCGCAATACCCACCGCCGCCACAGAATCACTGACAGATATCCTCGACACCCTGGCAGACAAAGCCAGTAGCACGAAACACCCGCTTCATTTGCTGGTGGATGGATTGGAAACCCGACTTAACGGATCGCTGATACACTATTTGACTCAAAGCTGCCATGCGCTGTCTGGGCGAGTACGGCTCTACCTGGGAGTAGATAACTTCGTCCCCCTGCTTCCCAATGCTCTATTTCTAGATCAGCGTCACCTACATCTGGATATGCAGGATCTGCGCATGAACCGAGAGGAGCTGAACGATTACTTTCAGCTTCACCTTGGCGATTCCAGTGAAAAGGAAGTAACCCGCGTTCTGAAAAAAACCGATGGTATACCCTCCGCAATAGCCTTGCTATTGGATAACTATGATGAAAGCGTTGCGCATCAGTGCATGCTGTTGACAGAATGGATTGATCAGAACCTGTTGTGCTACCTGGACCCCATGGAAATGGCACGATTAGCGGGGCTATCCCTGCTCTCGGAATTTGATGTCAATCAGGCATCTCAAGTGATCGGCGTACCACCCACAGAAACCCGCCACTGGCTGCAGCACTATATTCCGCTTTGTTTCAATCCACGTGAAGATAACGGCCTGTTTGTGTGGTCGAAGCTAATGCAGCCGTTCTTTTTTAACCTGATGATGGAGCGTTACAAGGATCTGTTACCCGACATCTTCAAGCGGGTAGAGCCCTGGCTGGCTAGCTCAAACACCAGCGATCGCTGCATGGACTACATAGTCGCCTGCATAGAAAAGCCCTGGGCATGCGACATGTTACGCTCTCGTTGCAAAACCTGGTATGGGCAGCGAGATGCCACTTCCGTCATTCAGCTGGCAGAAAGGATTCCCAGCTCAGCCCGTCTGCGTCAACGCGAAATTGCATTTTATTACTGTTGGGCGCTAATCATACACAAACGCATTAGCGATGCCCGTTCATGGCTAAAAGAAGTCGAGCGCAGCGTTGATACGGCACCATTTGATGGTAACTTGAGTGCACTAAAAGACAATATCGCCGTTCTTAATGCACTGGCCAGCTTCTTTGATATGCCCCGGCCTCCTTGCAGTGTGCGGGTTGGTTTGCTAGAAAGCTGCATGAACCGGGCAAGCCTGTTTCAGGGCGAAATATTAAGCTTGTATGCCAACATGCTGCACGCCGTAGGAACCTCCGATGTATCTAAAAACGCCCTGAAGCAAGCCATCAATTTTCATGAAGGTAATAACAACTTACCCCACGTAAGCCACGCCAAAATGCTACTGTGGCAATGCGAATACAATCAAGGCAACACGGATACTGCCTTGGCAGAGGCCCAGGCTTATCTCTCTAGCCTGCATACACTGAACCTACATTGCAGTGATTCCGACGAGCTTCGTGCCTTAGCATTATCGACAGCAATGATTAAAGCGGGCCTGGCGGAGCTGTTATATGAGCGAAACGAGTTATCACAAGCAAAGGCGCTTTATGAGGAAGCCATTCCCGAACTGGTAAATTCCGATTGGAGTTACGTCAGCGTAATCGCTCATATTGGCATGATCCATCTTTACATCAGCGAAGGATCACTCGAAAAATCACTGCAAGAAATCGAGCGCATTAAACAACGCGTACCGAATCGTGAAAACACCAGTCTGGATGCCATCCTGTGCTTTGAATCCATGCGCATATTGCGCGCCCAGGGAAAGTCCGTACTACCAGCTGCATCTGAATACGGAATGGATATCCAGCACCTTAGTGTTGAATCATTGTTTATGGATCAATACAGCAAGGAACGCCTTTATTGGATTAAATGCTATATCATGATGTTAATTGAGCAGAAAAATTACACGTCTGCTCTCATATACAGCGTTAAAGGATTAATCAAAAGCCTGGGTGCCAACGACCATCGTTGCCGAGTACTGTTCTCGAACGTTAAAGCGTTTTGCGAATTCAAACTGAACCAGCATGCAGACGCGTTCAGCAGCATGAACATTTCCATGCAGCTGGTACAAAAGCATCAGTTTATTCGCGCTTTATTAAACGATGACTTCGGCTGGAGCGAACTATGGCACCACATGGATGATCGACAGGAGTTTGGAGCAGAGCTAGTGCCGAGTTTTCTATCCGAGATGCGCTCCTGCATGATGACGAGAGAACAAAACCTTAATATAACCCCGCCACCCCAAAGCCGTCAGGACACGATGGTGAGACAGGAGAACTCTCGAAAATTAGGCCTAACCGATAAAGAATTCGAGATCCTGACACTATTGGCAGAAGGTCTGTGTAATAAAAAAATCGCCAGCCGCTCTGAAATAGCACTCACCACGGTAAAATGGCATTTACAAAATATCTTTGGCAAGCTGCAGGCGCGCAACAGAACTGAAGCGGTCGTCAAAGCACAGGAACACGCCATTATTGGCAAGATCTGA
- a CDS encoding IPT/TIG domain-containing protein, producing the protein MKIKTGMLGLAPAMLVLAACQPAGDFPEPEALCSFDPVRENARAASAANIAAPIISTMAVNGAVVWEQGEPSSQVPTLRPGDEVTLTGTGLGNGPDTDFTKIMIGNTRVLETDLVMYKQRLDIANEVNYEIDDLLDTWSKDILGWQPNEIRFTVPGHVSTGPLTVQIQKRTGYNASLTSPGQPFSVINALTKRITDDEFQHECDVVSTLSASQATTPIAVDIINPDFTDLVSYGEKIFWSYDYNIGLSHANRNLNWTNIFNYQTVDPVTNEVADPALLFGAVHTVAGQVPAVAIDDVYFDQYPQPTPIPGFLTIEPQLTKGNTRDSGWVGYRYAESSHPYVGRGSRIGFNCASCHGYQITYSNAPGNTVTKVFPGLPNPEWTIKWALLGPNNGFEGVIADEEGPSWAPGKQKVDKTMLIYYMPGGTGEHNLIRANGEGSATDNDYQFSPHTIPNVTNYMSIRRSLSHTESYVGFEGSYIHAEEPDGATGSMYRYPLQALTAYMTALDENDDDLRNVGLYRWLQQYGKLASQTGTENLSEGEFVQNGWQSYPNVVAAVAQGKASFDAACASCHNDNLGAHTDENMIPLNQVGHFFAPSVYQQETQSIRVGFLRNMYWTQHRGLLTDGHVRNLEDLVDPARCQSGTDLYNQYYTLHPPVQPDLGGVDFPEPYPAINRKGDVFRVPKSQSNATGDTADQRNTFIERHKYFVEVPWDSEHYYWDYQKLRNEYGPDELGSPAPIGMPAAPHPWCANSSAEIENMVQYVLTL; encoded by the coding sequence ATGAAGATTAAAACAGGGATGCTTGGGCTTGCGCCAGCAATGCTGGTTCTGGCAGCCTGCCAACCTGCAGGGGATTTTCCCGAGCCAGAGGCATTATGCAGTTTTGATCCAGTTCGGGAAAATGCCCGCGCGGCATCCGCAGCTAACATCGCAGCACCAATAATTTCTACCATGGCTGTAAATGGTGCCGTTGTGTGGGAGCAAGGCGAACCGTCATCGCAGGTTCCGACCCTGCGGCCCGGGGATGAAGTCACCCTCACAGGTACTGGCTTGGGTAACGGCCCGGACACCGATTTCACAAAAATCATGATTGGTAACACCCGGGTTTTGGAAACAGATCTCGTCATGTACAAGCAGAGACTGGATATTGCCAATGAAGTGAATTACGAGATAGATGATCTGCTGGACACCTGGAGCAAGGATATTCTGGGCTGGCAACCAAACGAAATTCGTTTCACCGTGCCTGGGCACGTAAGCACAGGGCCGCTCACCGTACAAATACAGAAGCGAACCGGATATAACGCCTCATTGACCTCGCCGGGGCAGCCTTTCAGCGTCATCAATGCCCTAACCAAACGCATTACAGACGATGAGTTTCAACATGAATGCGATGTGGTTTCCACACTTAGCGCTTCCCAAGCCACCACACCCATTGCAGTCGACATTATTAACCCCGACTTTACTGATCTAGTGAGCTACGGTGAAAAGATATTCTGGTCATACGATTACAACATCGGCCTGTCTCACGCCAACCGTAATTTAAACTGGACCAACATTTTCAACTACCAAACAGTCGATCCCGTGACCAACGAAGTGGCAGACCCGGCCTTGCTGTTCGGTGCGGTTCACACCGTGGCAGGCCAGGTGCCCGCCGTAGCAATCGATGATGTTTACTTCGATCAGTACCCACAACCCACGCCAATCCCAGGCTTTCTCACCATCGAGCCACAGCTCACCAAAGGCAATACCCGTGACTCCGGCTGGGTGGGTTACCGTTACGCTGAATCCAGCCACCCTTATGTGGGGCGCGGTTCACGCATCGGGTTTAACTGCGCATCCTGCCACGGCTATCAAATCACCTATTCCAACGCTCCGGGAAACACCGTCACTAAGGTATTCCCCGGGCTACCCAATCCGGAATGGACCATCAAATGGGCATTACTGGGCCCAAACAACGGTTTCGAAGGGGTGATCGCGGATGAAGAAGGCCCCAGCTGGGCACCAGGCAAGCAAAAAGTAGATAAAACCATGCTGATTTACTACATGCCTGGAGGCACCGGTGAGCACAACCTGATTCGTGCCAACGGCGAAGGCAGTGCCACCGACAATGATTATCAATTTTCACCCCATACCATCCCGAACGTGACCAACTACATGTCCATTCGGCGCTCCCTGTCTCATACCGAATCCTATGTGGGCTTTGAAGGTTCTTATATCCACGCCGAAGAACCCGATGGCGCCACCGGCAGCATGTACCGTTACCCACTGCAGGCCCTCACCGCTTACATGACAGCACTGGATGAAAATGACGATGACCTGCGCAACGTGGGCTTGTATCGCTGGCTGCAACAATACGGCAAACTGGCGTCACAAACCGGCACCGAAAACCTGAGTGAAGGTGAGTTTGTGCAAAATGGCTGGCAATCGTATCCCAACGTCGTGGCGGCCGTGGCTCAGGGTAAAGCAAGCTTTGATGCCGCCTGCGCAAGCTGCCATAACGACAATCTGGGCGCCCATACCGATGAAAACATGATTCCTCTGAATCAGGTAGGGCACTTTTTTGCGCCATCGGTGTATCAACAAGAAACCCAAAGCATCCGCGTTGGTTTCCTGCGCAACATGTACTGGACCCAACACCGCGGCCTGCTCACCGATGGTCATGTTCGCAACCTGGAGGATTTGGTTGATCCCGCTCGCTGCCAGAGCGGTACCGATCTCTACAACCAGTATTACACCCTGCATCCACCGGTGCAGCCTGATCTGGGCGGAGTGGATTTCCCTGAGCCCTATCCTGCCATCAATCGCAAAGGCGACGTATTCAGGGTGCCCAAGTCTCAGTCAAATGCCACGGGCGATACGGCCGATCAACGCAACACCTTTATCGAACGTCACAAATACTTCGTAGAGGTGCCCTGGGACAGCGAACACTACTATTGGGATTACCAGAAACTGCGCAACGAGTACGGCCCTGATGAACTGGGCTCGCCAGCCCCCATCGGGATGCCCGCCGCGCCGCACCCCTGGTGTGCGAATTCCAGCGCCGAGATTGAGAACATGGTGCAGTACGTGCTCACACTTTAA
- a CDS encoding DUF1272 domain-containing protein, with translation MLEMRPGCECCNRDLPADRYGAMICSFECTFCQECAAARLGGRCPNCGGELVARPLREGVALQENPASTRRVYKPEGCGS, from the coding sequence ATGCTTGAAATGAGACCTGGATGTGAGTGCTGTAATAGGGATCTGCCAGCAGACCGGTATGGCGCGATGATATGTTCGTTTGAGTGTACCTTTTGCCAGGAATGTGCGGCAGCCAGGTTGGGCGGGCGTTGTCCTAATTGTGGTGGCGAGCTGGTAGCAAGACCGCTGCGGGAGGGTGTGGCGTTACAGGAAAACCCTGCCTCGACACGCAGGGTGTACAAACCTGAGGGGTGTGGCTCTTAG